A genome region from Lates calcarifer isolate ASB-BC8 unplaced genomic scaffold, TLL_Latcal_v3 scaffold_43_92, whole genome shotgun sequence includes the following:
- the LOC108881117 gene encoding cyclin-dependent kinase 5 activator 2, whose product MGTVLSLSPGSRKAAARGPDKLAELAVQKPLEAREEDEEKDGKKKKKKKRHPVLLHALSWKKRLVAARAKRKGGKKVKPAVSDSGHVQREQREQSATDGRHRALKVGQRHGPIPVPVPTVPDHTQNQKQGRPDLIISPRRVVVQASTGELLRCLSDFLCRRCVKLKELSSNQIILWFRNVDRALLVQGWQDQCFISPASLVFVYLLCREAVDEDTSSEEELHATFLTCLYLAYSYLGNEISYPLKPFLVESSRDAFWERALELIAHLSADMLRINADPHFFTEVFQDLKNQGGVRERDRERERDRERERDREEKLEKLKGKERESEEEEEKMKEEKDEDKENDEGNRIVDLDR is encoded by the exons ATGGGAACGGTGTTGTCTCTATCTCCGGGCTCGCGGAAAGCCGCGGCTCGTGGGCCGGATAAGCTCGCGGAGCTCGCGGTACAGAAGCCGCTGGAGGCTCgcgaggaggatgaggagaaggacggaaagaagaagaagaagaagaagcggCACCCGGTGCTGCTGCACGCGCTCAGTTGGAAGAAACGCCTGGTGGCCGCGCGAGCCAAGAGGAAGGGCGGGAAGAAGGTGAAACCCGCGGTGTCCGATTCCGGGCACGTGCAGCGGGAGCAGCGGGAGCAGTCGGCCACCGACGGCCGCCACAGAGCGCTGAAAGTCGGGCAAAGACACGGGCCTATCCCGGTACCTGTCCCCACCGTCCCGGATCATACCCAGAACCAGAAGCAAGGCAGGCCGGACCTGATCATCTCACCGCGGAGGGTTGTGGTTCAG GCATCAACAGGCGAGCTACTTCGCTGTctttctgattttctttgtcGTCGTTGTGTCAAACTCAAGGAGCTGTCGTCCAATCAGATCATCCTCTGGTTCAGAAACGTCGACCGAGCGCTTTTGGTTCAAGGCTGGCAG GACCAGTGCTTCATCAGTCCTGCCAGTCTAGTCTTTGTGTACCTGCTGTGCAGAGAGGCGGTGGACGAGGACACGTCTTCAGAGGAGGAGCTCCACGCCACCTTCCTCACCTGCCTCTACCTGGCCTATTCCTACCTGGGCAACGAGATCTCATACCCCCTGAAACCTTTCCTGGTGGAGTCCAGCCGCGATGCATTCTGGGAGAGAGCACTGGAGCTGATCGCCCACCTGAGTGCAGACATGCTGAGGATCAACGCTGATCCACATTTCTTCACCGAGGTGTTTCAGGACCTGAAGAACCAGggaggagtgagggagagagacagggagagagagagagacagggagagagagagagacagggaggagaagctggagaaattaaagggaaaagaaagggagagtgaggaggaggaagagaaaatgaaggaggagaaagatgaggaCAAAGAGAACGATGAAGGAAACAGGATTGTGGACCTGGATCGTTAa